A genomic region of Columba livia isolate bColLiv1 breed racing homer chromosome 24, bColLiv1.pat.W.v2, whole genome shotgun sequence contains the following coding sequences:
- the SLC37A2 gene encoding glucose-6-phosphate exchanger SLC37A2 isoform X1, whose protein sequence is MRAALAPGVRLLRALPRDSRYRGLTLVLTFLCYTSYHLSRKPISIVKSQLHPNCSALGPNPHNNSNSSAWCSWAPFDGDNYKELFGALDNAFLVAYAIGMFISGIFGERLPLRYYLSGGMLLSGLFTALFGLGYFWNIHVLWYFIVMQVCNGLVQTTGWPAVVACVGNWFGKGKRGLIMGIWNSHTSVGNILGSLIAGVWVSSAWGLSFIVPGIIIAAVGVLCFFFLVEYPEDVGCSPPLHHAASEEEDAGGATTTAKDPEGVTSNEGPLSSSGQSSTDRSDSPKEPGEEPEAISFLGALRIPGVVEFSLCLLFAKLVSYTFLYWLPLYIVNVAHFGAKKAGDLSTLFDVGGILGGIFAGLISDYTGGRATTCCVMLVIAAPMLFLYNHVGQNGIGTSIAMLIVCGALVNGPYALITTAVSADLGTHESLKGNAKALSTVTAIIDGTGSVGAALGPLLAGIISPTGWNNVFYMLIAADVSACLLLARVVVKEVRGWCGSMARKRGSSVQLTESVLDGK, encoded by the exons ATGAGGGCAGCGCTGGCCCCCGGGGTCCGGCTGCTCCGAGCGCTGCCCCGGGACAGCCG GTATCGGGGGCTGACGCTGGTGCTGACATTCCTCTGCTACACCAGCTACCACCTCTCCCGAAAACCCATCAGCATCGTCAAG AGCCAGCTGCACCCCAACTGCTCGGCGTTGGGCCCCAACCCTCACAACAACTCCAACAGCAGCGCGTGGTGCAGCTGGGCACCCTTCG atgGGGACAACTACAAGGAGCTTTTCGGGGCGCTGGATAATGCCTTCCTGGTGGCTTATGCCATCGGGATGTTCATCAG CGGCATTTTTGGGGAGCGGCTCCCCCTGCGCTACTACCTGTCGGGGGGGATGCTGCTGAGCGGGCTCTTCACCGCGCTCTTCGGCCTCGGCTACTTCTGGAACATCCACGTCCTCTGGTACTTCATCGTCATGCAG GTGTGCAATGGGCTGGTGCAGACGACGGGCTGGCCCGCTGTCGTGGCGTGCGTCGGGAACTGGTTCGGGAAGGGAAA GAGAGGTTTGATCATGGGCATCTGGAACTCGCACACCTCCGTCGGCAACATCTTAGGGTCGCTCATTGCCGGTGTCTGGGTTTCCTCCGCCTGGGGCTTGTCCTTCATCGTGCCCGGCATCATCATTGCCGCCGTGGGCGTCCTCTGCTTCTTCTTCCTCGTGGAGT ATCCCGAGGATGTCGGCTGCAGTCCCCCCCTGCATCAC GCGGCATCCGAGGAGGAAGATGCTGGAGGAGCAACCACCACCGCCAAGGACCCTGAAGGCGTCACGTCCAACGAGGGGCCGCTGAGCAGCTCGGGCCAGAGCAGCACCGATCGCTCCGACAGCCCCAAGGAGCCGGGCGAGGAGCCCGAAGCCATCAGCTTCCTCGGGGCGCTCCGGATACCT GGTGTGGTGGAGTtctccctctgcctgctcttCGCCAAGCTGGTGAGCTACACCTTCCTCTACTGGCTGCCCCTCTACATCGTCAACGTTG ctcaTTTTGGTGCCAAGAAAGCCGGGGACCTGTCGACCCTCTTTGACGTCGGTGGCATTTTAG GGGGGATCTTCGCCGGCCTCATCTCTGACTACACTGGTGGCAGAGCCACCACGTGCTGTGTGATGCTGGTCATCGCCGCTCCCATG CTGTTCCTGTATAATCATGTTGGCCAGAACGGCATTGGCACATCGATAG CGATGCTGATTGTCTGTGGCGCACTGGTTAATGGGCCCTACGCTCTCATCACCACGGCGGTTTCGGCAGATTTG GGAACGCACGAGTCTCTCAAAGGAAACGCCAAAGCCCTTTCTACCGTCACGGCCATCATTGACGGCACGGGATCCGTAG GCGCGGCGCTGGGGCCGCTGCTGGCGGGAATCATCTCCCCCACGGGCTGGAATAACGTTTTCTACATGCTGATCGCAGCCGATGTCTCGGCTTGTCTG CTCCTGGCGCGCGTGGTGGTCAAAGAGGTGCGGGGCTGGTGCGGCTCCATGGCGAGGAAGAGAGG CTCTAGCGTGCAGCTCACAGAGTCAGTGCTGGATGGGAAGTAG
- the SLC37A2 gene encoding glucose-6-phosphate exchanger SLC37A2 isoform X3 produces the protein MRAALAPGVRLLRALPRDSRYRGLTLVLTFLCYTSYHLSRKPISIVKSQLHPNCSALGPNPHNNSNSSAWCSWAPFDGDNYKELFGALDNAFLVAYAIGMFISGIFGERLPLRYYLSGGMLLSGLFTALFGLGYFWNIHVLWYFIVMQVCNGLVQTTGWPAVVACVGNWFGKGKRGLIMGIWNSHTSVGNILGSLIAGVWVSSAWGLSFIVPGIIIAAVGVLCFFFLVEYPEDVGCSPPLHHAASEEEDAGGATTTAKDPEGVTSNEGPLSSSGQSSTDRSDSPKEPGEEPEAISFLGALRIPGVVEFSLCLLFAKLVSYTFLYWLPLYIVNVAHFGAKKAGDLSTLFDVGGILGGIFAGLISDYTGGRATTCCVMLVIAAPMLFLYNHVGQNGIGTSIAMLIVCGALVNGPYALITTAVSADLGTHESLKGNAKALSTVTAIIDGTGSVGAALGPLLAGIISPTGWNNVFYMLIAADVSACLLLARVVVKEVRGWCGSMARKRG, from the exons ATGAGGGCAGCGCTGGCCCCCGGGGTCCGGCTGCTCCGAGCGCTGCCCCGGGACAGCCG GTATCGGGGGCTGACGCTGGTGCTGACATTCCTCTGCTACACCAGCTACCACCTCTCCCGAAAACCCATCAGCATCGTCAAG AGCCAGCTGCACCCCAACTGCTCGGCGTTGGGCCCCAACCCTCACAACAACTCCAACAGCAGCGCGTGGTGCAGCTGGGCACCCTTCG atgGGGACAACTACAAGGAGCTTTTCGGGGCGCTGGATAATGCCTTCCTGGTGGCTTATGCCATCGGGATGTTCATCAG CGGCATTTTTGGGGAGCGGCTCCCCCTGCGCTACTACCTGTCGGGGGGGATGCTGCTGAGCGGGCTCTTCACCGCGCTCTTCGGCCTCGGCTACTTCTGGAACATCCACGTCCTCTGGTACTTCATCGTCATGCAG GTGTGCAATGGGCTGGTGCAGACGACGGGCTGGCCCGCTGTCGTGGCGTGCGTCGGGAACTGGTTCGGGAAGGGAAA GAGAGGTTTGATCATGGGCATCTGGAACTCGCACACCTCCGTCGGCAACATCTTAGGGTCGCTCATTGCCGGTGTCTGGGTTTCCTCCGCCTGGGGCTTGTCCTTCATCGTGCCCGGCATCATCATTGCCGCCGTGGGCGTCCTCTGCTTCTTCTTCCTCGTGGAGT ATCCCGAGGATGTCGGCTGCAGTCCCCCCCTGCATCAC GCGGCATCCGAGGAGGAAGATGCTGGAGGAGCAACCACCACCGCCAAGGACCCTGAAGGCGTCACGTCCAACGAGGGGCCGCTGAGCAGCTCGGGCCAGAGCAGCACCGATCGCTCCGACAGCCCCAAGGAGCCGGGCGAGGAGCCCGAAGCCATCAGCTTCCTCGGGGCGCTCCGGATACCT GGTGTGGTGGAGTtctccctctgcctgctcttCGCCAAGCTGGTGAGCTACACCTTCCTCTACTGGCTGCCCCTCTACATCGTCAACGTTG ctcaTTTTGGTGCCAAGAAAGCCGGGGACCTGTCGACCCTCTTTGACGTCGGTGGCATTTTAG GGGGGATCTTCGCCGGCCTCATCTCTGACTACACTGGTGGCAGAGCCACCACGTGCTGTGTGATGCTGGTCATCGCCGCTCCCATG CTGTTCCTGTATAATCATGTTGGCCAGAACGGCATTGGCACATCGATAG CGATGCTGATTGTCTGTGGCGCACTGGTTAATGGGCCCTACGCTCTCATCACCACGGCGGTTTCGGCAGATTTG GGAACGCACGAGTCTCTCAAAGGAAACGCCAAAGCCCTTTCTACCGTCACGGCCATCATTGACGGCACGGGATCCGTAG GCGCGGCGCTGGGGCCGCTGCTGGCGGGAATCATCTCCCCCACGGGCTGGAATAACGTTTTCTACATGCTGATCGCAGCCGATGTCTCGGCTTGTCTG CTCCTGGCGCGCGTGGTGGTCAAAGAGGTGCGGGGCTGGTGCGGCTCCATGGCGAGGAAGAGAGG GTGA
- the SLC37A2 gene encoding glucose-6-phosphate exchanger SLC37A2 isoform X2, with protein MRAALAPGVRLLRALPRDSRYRGLTLVLTFLCYTSYHLSRKPISIVKSQLHPNCSALGPNPHNNSNSSAWCSWAPFDGDNYKELFGALDNAFLVAYAIGMFISGIFGERLPLRYYLSGGMLLSGLFTALFGLGYFWNIHVLWYFIVMQVCNGLVQTTGWPAVVACVGNWFGKGKRGLIMGIWNSHTSVGNILGSLIAGVWVSSAWGLSFIVPGIIIAAVGVLCFFFLVEYPEDVGCSPPLHHAASEEEDAGGATTTAKDPEGVTSNEGPLSSSGQSSTDRSDSPKEPGEEPEAISFLGALRIPGVVEFSLCLLFAKLVSYTFLYWLPLYIVNVAHFGAKKAGDLSTLFDVGGILGGIFAGLISDYTGGRATTCCVMLVIAAPMLFLYNHVGQNGIGTSIAMLIVCGALVNGPYALITTAVSADLGTHESLKGNAKALSTVTAIIDGTGSVGAALGPLLAGIISPTGWNNVFYMLIAADVSACLLLARVVVKEVRGWCGSMARKRGYKEF; from the exons ATGAGGGCAGCGCTGGCCCCCGGGGTCCGGCTGCTCCGAGCGCTGCCCCGGGACAGCCG GTATCGGGGGCTGACGCTGGTGCTGACATTCCTCTGCTACACCAGCTACCACCTCTCCCGAAAACCCATCAGCATCGTCAAG AGCCAGCTGCACCCCAACTGCTCGGCGTTGGGCCCCAACCCTCACAACAACTCCAACAGCAGCGCGTGGTGCAGCTGGGCACCCTTCG atgGGGACAACTACAAGGAGCTTTTCGGGGCGCTGGATAATGCCTTCCTGGTGGCTTATGCCATCGGGATGTTCATCAG CGGCATTTTTGGGGAGCGGCTCCCCCTGCGCTACTACCTGTCGGGGGGGATGCTGCTGAGCGGGCTCTTCACCGCGCTCTTCGGCCTCGGCTACTTCTGGAACATCCACGTCCTCTGGTACTTCATCGTCATGCAG GTGTGCAATGGGCTGGTGCAGACGACGGGCTGGCCCGCTGTCGTGGCGTGCGTCGGGAACTGGTTCGGGAAGGGAAA GAGAGGTTTGATCATGGGCATCTGGAACTCGCACACCTCCGTCGGCAACATCTTAGGGTCGCTCATTGCCGGTGTCTGGGTTTCCTCCGCCTGGGGCTTGTCCTTCATCGTGCCCGGCATCATCATTGCCGCCGTGGGCGTCCTCTGCTTCTTCTTCCTCGTGGAGT ATCCCGAGGATGTCGGCTGCAGTCCCCCCCTGCATCAC GCGGCATCCGAGGAGGAAGATGCTGGAGGAGCAACCACCACCGCCAAGGACCCTGAAGGCGTCACGTCCAACGAGGGGCCGCTGAGCAGCTCGGGCCAGAGCAGCACCGATCGCTCCGACAGCCCCAAGGAGCCGGGCGAGGAGCCCGAAGCCATCAGCTTCCTCGGGGCGCTCCGGATACCT GGTGTGGTGGAGTtctccctctgcctgctcttCGCCAAGCTGGTGAGCTACACCTTCCTCTACTGGCTGCCCCTCTACATCGTCAACGTTG ctcaTTTTGGTGCCAAGAAAGCCGGGGACCTGTCGACCCTCTTTGACGTCGGTGGCATTTTAG GGGGGATCTTCGCCGGCCTCATCTCTGACTACACTGGTGGCAGAGCCACCACGTGCTGTGTGATGCTGGTCATCGCCGCTCCCATG CTGTTCCTGTATAATCATGTTGGCCAGAACGGCATTGGCACATCGATAG CGATGCTGATTGTCTGTGGCGCACTGGTTAATGGGCCCTACGCTCTCATCACCACGGCGGTTTCGGCAGATTTG GGAACGCACGAGTCTCTCAAAGGAAACGCCAAAGCCCTTTCTACCGTCACGGCCATCATTGACGGCACGGGATCCGTAG GCGCGGCGCTGGGGCCGCTGCTGGCGGGAATCATCTCCCCCACGGGCTGGAATAACGTTTTCTACATGCTGATCGCAGCCGATGTCTCGGCTTGTCTG CTCCTGGCGCGCGTGGTGGTCAAAGAGGTGCGGGGCTGGTGCGGCTCCATGGCGAGGAAGAGAGG GTACAAGGAGTTTTGA